The proteins below come from a single Salinilacihabitans rarus genomic window:
- a CDS encoding AAA family ATPase, with product MSERTRLVVVCGLPGTGKTTVARTVGERLGATLLRTDVVRKDLFPEPLYADAETRATYDAVFERASDALDRGRPVVLDGTFRRAPLRRRARALAAGADAAFDLVRVTCAEDVVRERIAAREGDESDADFEVHRLLRAEFERPAIDHHVVDNSGTEAETRRQVESLL from the coding sequence ATGTCCGAGCGAACGCGACTGGTCGTCGTCTGCGGGCTGCCGGGGACGGGGAAGACGACGGTCGCCAGGACCGTCGGCGAGCGCCTCGGGGCGACGCTCCTGCGGACCGACGTGGTGCGAAAGGACCTGTTCCCCGAGCCGTTGTACGCCGACGCCGAGACCCGCGCGACCTACGACGCGGTGTTCGAGCGCGCGAGCGACGCCCTCGACCGCGGCCGTCCCGTCGTCCTCGACGGCACCTTCCGGCGGGCGCCGCTGCGCCGGCGGGCCCGCGCGCTCGCGGCCGGCGCGGACGCGGCCTTCGACCTCGTCCGGGTGACCTGCGCCGAGGACGTCGTCCGCGAGCGGATCGCCGCGCGCGAGGGCGACGAGAGCGACGCCGACTTCGAGGTCCACCGCCTCCTGCGCGCGGAGTTCGAGCGCCCGGCGATCGACCACCACGTCGTCGACAACTCGGGGACCGAAGCCGAGACCCGCCGGCAGGTAGAATCGCTGCTCTGA
- a CDS encoding TorD/DmsD family molecular chaperone — MTAITTTATARVYRTLGEVYLEPPTADQLDALGEWADAWLTHADGTLPANVESPLETIRETDRDDVEDVSPAFPRLFRGLSEASPDPPYESLYREGTIYGASTTAVRNEYREAGLDITDDDEHEPADHVGIELQFLGELRAREASGDVESVERQRTFIRDHLEQWFGEFKAAVLQSNPPEHYAAVVRLTDAVLSAESERLEVVVTETA, encoded by the coding sequence ATGACGGCCATCACCACGACTGCGACCGCCCGCGTCTATCGGACCCTCGGAGAGGTATATCTCGAACCACCGACGGCCGACCAACTCGACGCACTCGGCGAGTGGGCCGACGCCTGGCTCACCCACGCCGACGGAACACTGCCCGCGAACGTCGAATCCCCCCTGGAAACGATTCGCGAGACCGACCGCGACGACGTCGAAGACGTCTCGCCAGCCTTTCCGCGTCTCTTCCGGGGACTTTCCGAGGCGTCACCGGACCCGCCGTACGAGTCCCTCTATCGTGAGGGGACCATCTACGGCGCGTCGACCACGGCAGTGCGCAACGAGTACAGGGAAGCCGGTCTGGACATCACGGACGACGACGAACACGAACCGGCGGACCACGTCGGTATCGAACTCCAGTTTCTCGGCGAGTTGCGGGCCAGGGAAGCGAGCGGCGACGTCGAAAGCGTCGAACGGCAGCGTACGTTCATCCGGGACCACCTCGAGCAGTGGTTCGGTGAGTTCAAAGCCGCCGTGTTGCAGTCGAATCCGCCCGAACATTACGCGGCGGTCGTTCGCCTGACCGACGCGGTTCTGTCGGCTGAATCCGAGCGATTGGAGGTGGTCGTTACGGAGACGGCGTGA
- the nrfD gene encoding NrfD/PsrC family molybdoenzyme membrane anchor subunit, translating into MSTQLPTDMDRFLAPLERRGSRFYGIVIVTAILAVVGIAAWLIEVTGGHVTNLGNWGTSAGVPWGLDIGAFGWWTGIAIGALLLAAAIRVLRIDSYLGFARVGEFLAPLAFLASFLHILYDLGRPGRVVNTVLYPQLQSPLFWDIVLVGGLVVLSVVFLVVTVREDVSRLVAEGNLDDNGLHGWLAGTPAQRERSAASRWIAGIILAFVPVVGGGLVPWAWSQLGVNMNWFGAVQGPEFLLMSLTSGFAMVLLAAGVLRVVYGWSSVFSDRRLAVLGGVTAGVGFFYLVAALFAIQSGSFAASMAPSNVASAMTAGPLSTMMLLAIAAIAIPAVVLAVQIASDTYNRTATLLSSVVLLVGILGMETVLVVGGLTYPEMLYPVSEYVPSLAEWAHVIGTVSLVVLGFVVLSKLLPLVPVGTVEQAGE; encoded by the coding sequence ATGAGTACGCAACTCCCCACGGACATGGACCGGTTCCTCGCCCCACTCGAGAGGCGAGGAAGCAGATTCTACGGCATCGTCATCGTGACGGCGATTCTCGCCGTCGTCGGCATCGCTGCGTGGCTCATCGAGGTGACTGGCGGCCACGTGACCAATCTCGGCAACTGGGGGACGTCGGCAGGGGTACCCTGGGGGCTCGACATCGGCGCGTTCGGCTGGTGGACAGGGATCGCTATCGGCGCGCTCCTCCTCGCTGCAGCGATTCGGGTCCTGCGGATCGATAGCTACCTCGGTTTCGCCCGCGTCGGAGAGTTCCTGGCACCGCTCGCGTTCCTCGCGAGCTTCCTCCACATCCTCTACGACCTCGGTCGCCCGGGCCGAGTCGTCAACACCGTTCTCTATCCGCAACTGCAATCGCCGCTGTTCTGGGACATCGTTCTCGTCGGTGGGCTCGTGGTCTTGAGTGTGGTCTTCCTCGTCGTCACAGTTCGTGAAGACGTAAGTCGCCTCGTGGCGGAAGGCAATCTGGACGACAACGGACTCCACGGGTGGCTCGCCGGAACGCCGGCGCAGCGTGAGAGGTCGGCGGCGTCTCGCTGGATTGCCGGAATCATCCTGGCCTTCGTGCCCGTGGTCGGGGGTGGCCTCGTTCCGTGGGCCTGGTCCCAGCTCGGGGTCAACATGAACTGGTTCGGCGCGGTCCAGGGGCCGGAGTTCCTCCTGATGAGCCTGACGAGCGGGTTCGCGATGGTGCTGCTCGCCGCCGGCGTCCTCCGTGTCGTCTACGGATGGTCGTCGGTTTTCTCGGATCGGCGACTCGCCGTCCTCGGCGGTGTGACGGCTGGCGTCGGGTTCTTCTACCTCGTCGCTGCGCTCTTTGCCATCCAGTCGGGATCGTTCGCTGCGTCGATGGCCCCATCGAACGTCGCCTCCGCGATGACGGCCGGTCCGCTGTCGACGATGATGCTACTCGCCATCGCAGCAATCGCCATCCCGGCGGTCGTACTCGCCGTACAGATCGCCTCCGACACGTACAACAGGACGGCCACCCTGCTGTCGAGCGTCGTTCTGCTCGTCGGCATCCTCGGAATGGAGACGGTCCTGGTCGTCGGGGGTCTGACGTACCCCGAAATGTTGTACCCGGTCAGCGAGTACGTCCCGTCACTGGCGGAGTGGGCCCACGTGATCGGAACGGTGTCGCTGGTGGTCCTGGGGTTCGTCGTCCTGTCGAAGCTCCTGCCGCTGGTTCCAGTGGGGACAGTCGAACAGGCCGGTGAATAG
- a CDS encoding 4Fe-4S dicluster domain-containing protein — protein MTQLGMVIDTDACFGCRACVEACKVENNTPRGAFWMHVFRYEEGEYPDVDQEFMPRPCQHCSEPSCADVCPTGARFKREEDGIVLTDYDRCIGCRYCEVGCPYGVNYAQFRSPEEAQYGFANENAGADWYGSGSLADEVDSDSTPWRNPVHDEPVAPRQTNASGNQPRGVMGKCTLCVHRQDSESKRGTTACAETCAADAIKFGDMDDPNSEPRRYLRQNQGKSRFKLMEDRGTKPNVVYLGEEPSADARPIEDADTFKDPETAIEIENHPPESVETEVEQ, from the coding sequence ATGACGCAACTCGGAATGGTCATCGACACGGACGCCTGTTTCGGCTGTCGGGCGTGCGTCGAAGCCTGCAAAGTCGAAAACAACACCCCACGAGGGGCGTTCTGGATGCACGTCTTCCGGTACGAGGAGGGCGAGTACCCCGACGTCGACCAGGAGTTTATGCCCCGCCCGTGCCAGCACTGCTCGGAACCGTCCTGTGCGGACGTGTGTCCGACCGGTGCGCGGTTCAAACGGGAGGAAGACGGTATCGTCCTCACCGACTACGACCGCTGTATCGGCTGCCGGTACTGTGAGGTCGGATGCCCCTACGGCGTGAACTACGCACAGTTCCGCTCCCCGGAGGAGGCACAGTACGGGTTCGCAAACGAGAACGCCGGGGCCGACTGGTACGGTTCCGGCAGCCTCGCGGACGAGGTGGATTCGGACTCCACGCCGTGGAGAAACCCCGTCCACGACGAACCGGTAGCGCCTCGACAGACCAACGCCTCCGGCAACCAGCCACGGGGCGTCATGGGGAAGTGTACGCTGTGTGTCCACCGTCAGGACTCCGAGTCGAAACGGGGAACGACCGCCTGTGCGGAGACGTGTGCGGCAGATGCCATCAAGTTCGGCGACATGGACGACCCGAACAGCGAACCGCGGCGGTATCTCCGCCAGAACCAGGGGAAATCCCGGTTCAAGCTGATGGAAGACCGCGGGACGAAGCCGAACGTCGTCTATCTCGGCGAAGAGCCGTCGGCGGACGCACGACCGATCGAAGACGCGGACACGTTCAAGGATCCGGAAACGGCGATCGAGATCGAGAACCACCCGCCTGAATCGGTCGAGACGGAGGTCGAACAATGA
- a CDS encoding molybdopterin-containing oxidoreductase family protein, translated as MSDENDDGHDLTRRDALKAGGVAAAGIGLGGTSTKLGSLNADATAAQLSEDTVPTACWIGKMDCSATAHKVGDRVVKFEGNPEEPRTGGGLCPKGQAQISQIYDPYRVKAPLKRTNEKGQHGEWEEISWDQAMAEIGDDLKAKLEDDPRRVVFQVGRKKSPQWQEDAWVTGASNKYGSMEKYGHGATCSDSGYRGQELTFGTHGVSETDFENCEMMIAWGHNITRGGGAHHCALSWPRQISQARNDQGMRVVSVDPQRRSAGSYADEWLPIEPGTDLAFWSAFNHVLVREGYIDEEYLTRSTNAPCLVATEGDGEGEILRAADAEDPAESWKWPRGELVWDEAAGEPVPHEEADDPALTGSVTVDGVEAKPAFQLYTEHIEEYTPEWAEAIVNRKDLDDTPGITAEDIERIAIEWGETAQIGATVEIDGEELPYRPVGVHGYHVAQEEQGVMATIAQYHASMLVGAVDAVGSTRVRKAKYDGPKDYRADFRDLAYNPEKITPEPDGPSLGGSMFHPIDSGGYTQTPVSLNNPDKYNLPYGPEEMAFVVQMANPVMSGPNTQSQIEAYSKLDTVIVVDPFMSETADVGADYVLPAATADKLQGPTGGWDGYRDISHIRFPAMEPMWNSLPDAEIFIQMAAAVDAEEEYLADINDELGIDGTDYAFDPVDDQDLFEEPHTFLEEGLDRWAKSKGKSLEWFREGNVIVNEWEVGDGNRYAYTWGDREEWGEYNPYAVKHDFYSETLLKMGERVEELMAQEGYDESDFPYLQDYNAFPTWREPTMWQSPDEYEFSMISAHQIEQKQSRTANNKLLNEITPRSHIRMNASDAEDLGIEDGDEVVVESHNAQTGETYQIEGLAMVMEGMKPGVIDVPAHHGTWKDPTSEALDEGPNVNSAFPNGPGYIALDNGHSFHVMTKVTKKGGDS; from the coding sequence ATGAGTGACGAAAACGACGACGGACACGACCTCACACGACGTGACGCATTGAAGGCCGGTGGAGTTGCCGCCGCCGGCATCGGTCTCGGCGGCACATCCACGAAACTCGGCAGCCTGAACGCGGATGCCACGGCGGCCCAACTCTCGGAAGACACAGTCCCGACCGCCTGCTGGATCGGCAAGATGGACTGCTCGGCGACCGCCCACAAGGTCGGCGACCGCGTGGTGAAGTTCGAGGGCAACCCGGAGGAACCACGCACCGGAGGCGGCCTCTGTCCGAAAGGTCAGGCCCAGATCTCCCAGATCTACGACCCGTACCGCGTGAAGGCTCCGTTGAAGCGAACGAACGAGAAGGGCCAGCACGGCGAGTGGGAGGAGATTTCCTGGGACCAGGCGATGGCCGAAATCGGCGACGACCTGAAAGCGAAACTCGAAGACGACCCCCGGCGGGTCGTCTTCCAGGTCGGCCGGAAGAAATCGCCACAGTGGCAGGAAGACGCGTGGGTGACCGGAGCGAGTAACAAGTACGGATCGATGGAGAAGTACGGCCACGGCGCGACCTGTTCCGATTCGGGCTACCGGGGTCAGGAACTCACCTTCGGAACCCACGGCGTCTCGGAGACCGACTTCGAGAACTGCGAGATGATGATCGCGTGGGGACACAACATCACCCGCGGCGGCGGCGCCCACCACTGTGCGCTCTCGTGGCCCCGCCAGATCTCGCAGGCCCGGAACGATCAGGGCATGCGCGTCGTCTCGGTCGACCCGCAGCGGCGGTCCGCGGGGTCGTACGCCGACGAGTGGCTTCCGATCGAACCCGGGACGGACCTCGCGTTCTGGAGTGCGTTCAACCACGTCCTCGTCCGCGAGGGGTACATCGACGAAGAGTACCTCACCCGTTCGACGAACGCGCCGTGCCTGGTGGCGACTGAAGGCGACGGGGAGGGCGAAATCCTGCGTGCTGCGGACGCCGAAGACCCGGCGGAGTCGTGGAAGTGGCCACGCGGCGAACTGGTGTGGGACGAAGCGGCTGGCGAGCCGGTTCCCCACGAAGAGGCCGACGATCCGGCACTCACCGGTTCCGTCACGGTGGACGGCGTCGAGGCGAAACCCGCCTTCCAGCTGTACACGGAACACATCGAGGAGTACACCCCCGAATGGGCAGAGGCCATCGTCAACCGGAAAGACCTCGACGATACGCCCGGCATCACCGCCGAGGACATCGAGCGAATCGCCATCGAGTGGGGCGAAACCGCACAGATCGGCGCAACAGTGGAGATCGACGGCGAAGAACTCCCCTACCGACCGGTCGGCGTCCACGGGTACCACGTGGCTCAGGAAGAGCAGGGCGTGATGGCGACGATAGCCCAGTACCACGCGAGCATGCTCGTCGGTGCCGTCGACGCGGTCGGTTCGACGCGCGTCCGGAAGGCGAAATACGACGGTCCCAAGGACTACCGCGCCGACTTCCGCGATCTGGCCTACAACCCGGAGAAGATCACGCCGGAGCCCGACGGTCCGTCGCTCGGTGGCAGCATGTTCCACCCCATCGACTCGGGTGGGTACACGCAGACGCCGGTCAGTCTCAACAACCCCGATAAGTATAACCTGCCCTACGGCCCGGAGGAGATGGCCTTCGTCGTCCAGATGGCGAATCCGGTGATGTCGGGGCCGAACACGCAATCGCAGATCGAGGCCTACAGCAAACTCGACACGGTCATCGTGGTCGATCCGTTCATGAGCGAGACCGCGGACGTCGGGGCCGATTACGTGTTGCCCGCGGCGACGGCTGACAAGCTACAGGGGCCGACCGGCGGCTGGGACGGCTACAGGGACATCAGCCACATCCGGTTCCCGGCGATGGAGCCGATGTGGAACTCGTTGCCCGACGCCGAAATCTTCATTCAGATGGCGGCGGCGGTCGACGCGGAGGAGGAGTACCTCGCCGACATCAACGACGAACTCGGTATCGACGGGACCGACTACGCCTTCGACCCCGTCGACGATCAGGACCTCTTCGAGGAACCACACACCTTCCTCGAAGAAGGGCTGGACCGCTGGGCGAAGAGCAAGGGCAAGAGCCTGGAGTGGTTCCGCGAGGGCAACGTCATCGTCAACGAGTGGGAGGTCGGCGACGGCAATCGGTACGCGTACACGTGGGGCGACCGCGAGGAGTGGGGCGAGTACAACCCGTACGCGGTCAAACACGACTTCTACAGCGAAACGCTGCTGAAGATGGGTGAGCGCGTCGAGGAACTCATGGCCCAGGAGGGGTACGACGAGAGCGACTTCCCGTACCTCCAGGACTACAACGCCTTCCCGACCTGGCGGGAGCCGACGATGTGGCAGTCGCCCGACGAGTACGAGTTCTCGATGATCAGCGCCCACCAGATCGAGCAAAAGCAGTCCCGGACGGCGAACAACAAGCTCCTCAACGAGATCACGCCGCGAAGTCACATCCGCATGAACGCCTCGGATGCCGAGGACCTCGGTATCGAGGACGGTGACGAAGTCGTCGTCGAGAGCCACAACGCACAGACCGGCGAAACCTATCAGATAGAAGGCCTCGCCATGGTGATGGAGGGAATGAAGCCGGGCGTCATCGACGTCCCCGCCCACCACGGTACGTGGAAAGACCCGACGAGCGAGGCACTCGACGAAGGCCCGAACGTCAACTCGGCGTTCCCGAACGGGCCGGGCTACATCGCTCTCGACAACGGTCATTCGTTCCACGTGATGACGAAGGTGACGAAAAAGGGAGGTGACAGCTAA
- a CDS encoding 4Fe-4S ferredoxin N-terminal domain-containing protein, whose product MFEDDVEERAEAILGDVPFDTELGKRLAKDARRVANGELSREKFHEKHHEAVVREFGRDERNSKPEGFDDE is encoded by the coding sequence ATATTCGAAGACGACGTCGAAGAGCGTGCCGAGGCGATTCTCGGTGACGTACCGTTCGATACGGAACTCGGGAAGCGACTGGCGAAAGACGCACGTCGGGTAGCGAACGGGGAACTCTCACGCGAGAAGTTCCACGAAAAACACCACGAAGCAGTCGTGCGCGAGTTCGGTCGCGACGAACGAAACTCCAAACCGGAGGGATTCGACGATGAGTGA
- a CDS encoding DUF7560 family zinc ribbon protein: MSGKAGTETMFRFTCPACEMSPIVDAVIRADMLANGCYLCGTQVSESAFREVCEE, encoded by the coding sequence ATGAGTGGGAAAGCCGGGACGGAGACGATGTTTCGGTTCACGTGCCCGGCCTGTGAAATGTCACCGATCGTGGACGCGGTGATTCGAGCGGACATGCTCGCGAATGGCTGTTATCTGTGTGGAACACAGGTCAGCGAATCCGCCTTTCGAGAAGTGTGTGAGGAATAA